TCTTGAGGTGGGCGGGCATGTCGTCCGGCCCCTCGTCGTCGTGATCGTAGTGCGCGCCTTGCGGTGCGATCCGGTCGAGCCAGCGCAGAATGTCGCTCTGCACCGCGCGGGCGGCGTTCTCGTTGATAAGCAATGACGCCGAGGTGTGACGGCAGAACGCGGTAAGCAGGCCGGTCTCGATCCCGGTGGAGGCGAGCCAGTCGGCGACCTCGCGAGTGATCTCCGTCAGACCGGGTCCGCGGGTGTCGAAGGCAAGCGTGGTGGTGTGGTGCGGCATCGCTCCCATATAGGCGCCATGGGTTTGCAGCGCGACCTTTTCGCCCCCGAAGGGCAGGCGGCGGCACTGCCGGTGCCCGGTATGCTGCTGATCGAGGATGCGATCGGCGCGGCGGAGGAGCGCGCGTTGGAGGTGCGCATCGATGCCGCCCCGCTCGCGCCGTTCCGGTTCGGCCAGTGGCGCGGCAAGCGGCTGACCGCGAACTACGGCTCCGCCTACGACTACCGGCGCGGCAGAGTGACCGAGGCGCCGCCGCTGCCCGAGTGGATCGACAGCCTGCGCGCGCGTCTCGCGCCGCTCGCCGACCGCGACCCGCACGATTTCGGGCAAGCGCTGCTCATCCGCTACGATCCGGGGGCGGGTATCGGCTGGCACCGCGACCGGCCGCAATATGGCGAAGTGCTCGGCCTCTCGCTTTCCGCGCCTGCCGTCCTGCGCCTGCGCCGCCGCACGGAGCAGGGGTTCGAACGGCGCAGCGTCGACCTGCCGCCGCGCTCGCTCTACCTGCTTAGCGGCGAAGCCCGCGCGCTGTGGGAGCATTCGATCGCTCCTATGGCTGCGACCCGTCGTTCGGTGACGCTGCGGACTCTCCGCTGAGGCCGGGCTGCTAGAAGTCGACCGAAACCGAGGCGTTGATCGTGCGCGGGCGGCCCTGGAGCACGGCCGTGCTGAAGGTATCGAAGCCCGAGGCCCAGTAACGCTTGTCGGCCACGTTATCGACTGTCAGCCGCAGCGTGACCGGCGTGTCGCCCGCCGCGATGACATAGCGCGCACCAAGATCGAACACGGTCCAGTCGTCCAGGCGCAGTGTGTTCGCCGTGTCGGCCCATTGCTTGCCGGTGTGCGTCATGCGGCCGGTCAGCGTCAGGCCGGGCACGAACGGCGTGTCCCATTCGATGTTGGCGTTGGCGGTAAAGCCGGGGACGCCCGCGACTTCCGCGCCGCTCTCGAGTTCAGCGTCGATGGTGGAAAGGCCGGCGATCAGCCGCAATCCTTCGACCGGTTCACCATTCACCGTGAACTCGATCCCGCGATGCCGCTGCTCGCCGATATAGCCGTAGCGCTGCGTGCCGTCGGGTTCGGTGATCGTGCCGTCGCCCGGCCGCTCGATCTGGTAGAATGCCAGTCCGGCATAGAGGAACCGGCCCAGCGCCAGCTTGGCCCCGGCCTCGTATTGCGTGGATTTGCGGGGGGCGAGCACTTCGCCGCGATTCTCCAGCGCATCCTCCAGCGGGGCGACGGCGCCCTGCTGCAGCGCCTCGATCCGGTTGGCGTAGAGCGAGACGTAAGGCAGCGGCTTGAACACCACGCCGACCACGGGCGTGATCGCGTCCTTGTCGTAGACCGTATCGAGCTGGCCGTTGGCGGCGAGATAGTTCTCGACATGGATCGTCTGCATGCGCAGGCCGCCGGTGATCAGCATGCGCTCGTCCCACAGGCCGATCGTGTCGGAGGCGAAGGCACTCCACAGGCGGCTCTTCACGATCGGGAAGGGATCGTCGAGGTCGCCGCCGGGGTTCCACGGGGCGACTGTGGAAGGCGGCAGCGCCACTTGCGGGGTGTCGTAGAGGTTGGTGGCAAACTCGTCCCGGAAGTCGAAGGCGTTGCGGTTGGTCTGCCAGTTCGCGCTGCCGCCGAAATTGAACTCGTGCGTCACCGTCTCGCCCAGGTTGACCCGGATCCCGGCCTCGGCCGCCTCGTTATTGTCGGTGCGCGGTACGATCAGTCCGGCGCCGGTGGCCTCGCCGGTTGCGGCGTCGGCCAGGGTGATGCGGCTGTAGATGCCGTCCTCGCGCCCGTCGCGGGCACCGGCGCGCGCGTAGAGCAGCGCGTTGTCGGCAACGTCCCACTCCAGGCTCAGCGTGCCGAAGACGTCGCGCATCTCGGTATAAGTGAAATCCTGCGCGTAGTTCGCATCGGCTTCGGGCACGCGGGGGATCGCCGTCAAACCCGTGCCCAGCGTCACCTTGGGTCGCAGCGATTCCACCCGCACGTTCTGGTAAGCGAGGTCGAGAGCGGCGCGGAAATTGCCCCCGTCGTAATCGAGCGCGCCGCCGATCACCTGCGTCCGCCGGTCCTCGCGCTCGACCGAGGTTTCGCCGTCGCGGTAGGCGCCGTTGACGCGCAGGCCCCATTCGCCGTTCGCCCCGAACCGGCGCGAGACGTCGAAGCTGCCGCCGAAGTGCGCGTCCGAGGTATAGCCGAGCGTCGCGCGCGTCAGCGGGTCGAAGCCGGCGCGTTTCAGCTTCAGGTTCACCGATCCGCCCAGGGTCGAGCCGCCCGGTGCCGCGCCGTTGAGGAAGGCGCTCGAACCGTTCAGGACCTGCACGCTGTCGTAAAGCTCGGGCGCAACGATCTGGCGCGGGGCAATGCCGTAGAGGCCGTTCACGCCCACGTCGTCGCCGAACAGCGCGAAGCCGCGGATCACGAACAGTTCGGAGGCATTGCCGAAGCCGTAGCTCGTGCGCACGGTCGGGTCGTTGTCGAGCACCTCGCCCAGCGTCAGCGGCTGCTGGTTGAGGATCAGCGATTCGTCGAAGCTGCGGATCGAGAAGGCGAGGTCCGCCGCGTGCTTGTTGCCCAGCACGCCGGCGTCGCCGCCGTTGGTTATCTCGGTCGCGTTCGCGCGCTGGGCAGTGACGACGATCTCGCCGGATTCGTCCTGCGCCAGAGCAGGGGCGGCGGCAACCGCGCAAAGGGCAAGGGCCGACGCCATCGGGATGCAACGAGCAATCATGTCAGGTCTTTCTGTATCGGGAAGGCAGCCCGCGCCGGCGCCAGGCGGCGCCGAGGGCGAGGAGAGGAAGCGAAAGGAACAGCCAGGCGGCTGCATCGCGCAGGCCGTCTCCGGTGAGGCCGAGAACGAGCCCGGCCCCGCTGGCGGCGAAGATTGCCGCGGGAATCGCGAAGACGCGCGCCGGCCCGCGCGGCGTTCGGCGTTGCAGCGGGCGTCTTGCCGGGATCACGCGAGCCGCCCTTCCGCGCCGCCGTCGATTTCGGCCACACGCCGCTCGATCGCGCCGGGGCTGCGGCGCCACCAGAGCAGCACACCGGTCCACAGGACCCAGATCGTCGCCAGCGTCAGCAGGGCCCAGACGATCTTGAGCGGCAGCCCGCCGTAATCGCCGAAGTGCAGCGGCTTGGACATCATCAGCGCCTGATTGAGCGCGGGCATGGCGCGCGCATCGACCAGTTCGCCGCTTGCGGCGTCGATCAGCGCGGGGGTGAGCAGGTGCTGGGTCAGCGGCCGGTCGCCCTGGAAGAACATGGCATAGTGGCGCGCGGTGCTCCATCCGCCGCCGGGGAAGGCGATGAACTGCGGACTGCGGCCGGGCAGCACCGCCTGCGCCCGCGCCATCGCGGCGTCGAGCGAGCCGTAGTCGGCCGGCGTGACGGCCTCGGCACCGCCGTGCTCGGCGGTCATCGCGGCCAGCTCGCCTTCGCGCCAGGCGTCGGTCAGCGGATCGGCGAAAGCGTTGATGACGCCGGTGCCGCCGACGACCAGTGCCCAGGCGAGGATCACGATCCCGCCGAGGTTGTGCTGGTCGAGCCGCCCGACGCGGCGGCTGCGGTCCATTCGCAGCGTGCCGAACCGCAGCCGGCGCATGAACGGCGCGTAGAGCACCGTGCCCGAGATCAGCGCGACGACGAACAGCGCGCCCATCGTGCCGAGCAGCCACATGCCCGGCTGGCCGAGGAACATGTCGGTGTGGAGCCGGAGGAGGAAGTCCATCACCCCGCCGCCCGGCGCCGGACCGAGCGAGTCGCCGGTGGCCCGATCGAAGAACAGCAGCGTCATGTCCGCGTCCGCCGCGTCGGGTGTCGGGCCGGTGGTGACGGTCAGCAGCGGGCTTTCCTGGCTGAAGGCCATGAACAGCGGCACTTCGCCCGGCCGCTCGGCCAGCGCGGTTTCGAGCATCGTGTCGAGCGGCACGCCGCTCTCCGCCGAGGGCGGGCCGGGCAGGGTGGTTTCGTAATCGATCCCTTCCAGCGCCTCGATCTCGTCATGGAAGATGAGCGGCAGGCCGGTCGCGCAGAGCATGAGCAGGAACACCGTGGGCACGATGCTGCTCCA
The sequence above is a segment of the Pelagerythrobacter marensis genome. Coding sequences within it:
- a CDS encoding secondary thiamine-phosphate synthase enzyme YjbQ; protein product: MPHHTTTLAFDTRGPGLTEITREVADWLASTGIETGLLTAFCRHTSASLLINENAARAVQSDILRWLDRIAPQGAHYDHDDEGPDDMPAHLKTALTGVSQAIPVSGGRMMLGTWQGLFLAEHRTRPHRREVALHVAGEP
- a CDS encoding alpha-ketoglutarate-dependent dioxygenase AlkB; its protein translation is MGLQRDLFAPEGQAAALPVPGMLLIEDAIGAAEERALEVRIDAAPLAPFRFGQWRGKRLTANYGSAYDYRRGRVTEAPPLPEWIDSLRARLAPLADRDPHDFGQALLIRYDPGAGIGWHRDRPQYGEVLGLSLSAPAVLRLRRRTEQGFERRSVDLPPRSLYLLSGEARALWEHSIAPMAATRRSVTLRTLR
- a CDS encoding TonB-dependent siderophore receptor, producing MIARCIPMASALALCAVAAAPALAQDESGEIVVTAQRANATEITNGGDAGVLGNKHAADLAFSIRSFDESLILNQQPLTLGEVLDNDPTVRTSYGFGNASELFVIRGFALFGDDVGVNGLYGIAPRQIVAPELYDSVQVLNGSSAFLNGAAPGGSTLGGSVNLKLKRAGFDPLTRATLGYTSDAHFGGSFDVSRRFGANGEWGLRVNGAYRDGETSVEREDRRTQVIGGALDYDGGNFRAALDLAYQNVRVESLRPKVTLGTGLTAIPRVPEADANYAQDFTYTEMRDVFGTLSLEWDVADNALLYARAGARDGREDGIYSRITLADAATGEATGAGLIVPRTDNNEAAEAGIRVNLGETVTHEFNFGGSANWQTNRNAFDFRDEFATNLYDTPQVALPPSTVAPWNPGGDLDDPFPIVKSRLWSAFASDTIGLWDERMLITGGLRMQTIHVENYLAANGQLDTVYDKDAITPVVGVVFKPLPYVSLYANRIEALQQGAVAPLEDALENRGEVLAPRKSTQYEAGAKLALGRFLYAGLAFYQIERPGDGTITEPDGTQRYGYIGEQRHRGIEFTVNGEPVEGLRLIAGLSTIDAELESGAEVAGVPGFTANANIEWDTPFVPGLTLTGRMTHTGKQWADTANTLRLDDWTVFDLGARYVIAAGDTPVTLRLTVDNVADKRYWASGFDTFSTAVLQGRPRTINASVSVDF
- a CDS encoding PepSY-associated TM helix domain-containing protein, translated to MRRSTIRAWYLVHKWSSIVPTVFLLMLCATGLPLIFHDEIEALEGIDYETTLPGPPSAESGVPLDTMLETALAERPGEVPLFMAFSQESPLLTVTTGPTPDAADADMTLLFFDRATGDSLGPAPGGGVMDFLLRLHTDMFLGQPGMWLLGTMGALFVVALISGTVLYAPFMRRLRFGTLRMDRSRRVGRLDQHNLGGIVILAWALVVGGTGVINAFADPLTDAWREGELAAMTAEHGGAEAVTPADYGSLDAAMARAQAVLPGRSPQFIAFPGGGWSTARHYAMFFQGDRPLTQHLLTPALIDAASGELVDARAMPALNQALMMSKPLHFGDYGGLPLKIVWALLTLATIWVLWTGVLLWWRRSPGAIERRVAEIDGGAEGRLA